The Argentina anserina chromosome 5, drPotAnse1.1, whole genome shotgun sequence genome includes the window TAGGGAAATTCAAATACGAGGAATGTATCAAGAGGTTTGTAGAAAGGATATAAAATTTCTTGAAAAATACACTCATTTTCTGTGAAAAATACATCAGTGGAGATTCCCATGTGTTGatataaaagtaattaatCGTAGACTTAGTTTGATTTGATCTCAAATTTATCTAactgaaaaatatttttgagTAAGTTTTTACGAAACTTTGGTTGATTTTTAttaacaaaagagaaaatcgTACCTAATATATAGTTAAATTTTAATGAgttatgaaaaaaatcaaaggGTTATGTTTCGCCTTTGAAGCATTTTCTTTGTATGTCTGAACGCTTCGGCCTAACAGAATGAGTAATGAGTAATGACGAGAACAAAAGATCATGAGTTAACCcccctcaaaaaaaaaaatcatgttcATGACTTGATATTGAGGGAAATATTTTTGGTGCTGTGCTATTGCCTATAATCTTTCTTAAACAAAGAGTTGAAGTTAGCTAGCCTTGATTTCATGTGTTCCTTTAGAAAATTATTTacccttcttctttttcataggTTTCATAAGGGATCAGATAAATGGATATATGTGAAGACAACGAAGAGAGAATcattgagttgaggtagatgAGATAGGGACAAGTTCGATTGTATTGTACTCTCCGCTACCCAGAGGACGAAAACATCTTAGACCAGTCACCTTGTTTCATTCATTGTAGTTATCAAGTACAGTGGGCCTCTGTGAATTTCATACTATTGATCTGGACCCTTCACTCCTCAGTGAGTCAAAGCTTGAACTTGTAGGTCAAGTCCTATTTTCATACAGTATGGATCATGAAACTATATTACAAGCAACATGATTGTAATACAACAATTTAGCGAGAAGATTGTAATAActcgaatttttagaaattaaatgtcgagtattttcaaagtgttaaacttgtgaaattaattcaagacgacaattggagatttgtgacatttcgaaacgaaaacggaaacgttctcggatcgtttaattagaaaacgtaacgttaccgcaacgtatagatcgacttttattccgtcgctcggttgcgaaaacttccttcacgaaagtcgtagagctcatcgatacgaattcgtggacacgtcaggcgttcgaatcggacgtcggacgcgaaagttattaacgtcggacacgaaagttattaacgtcggaagttcgtttccgattttggaaatagtataaaaggaaggagaggagattaaaaatcagaaaatcagatttttctaaaaatcagctcgggtactgttcaccgagCTCGggcactgttcacccgacccaaaaaccttctccgaccgatttctccaccatccgacgtcgcctcgtgtcgtgccacctatcaaactgacgggctcgacgagctccatcttttgggctacgccttgcactccggcgacaaccacatacggtgtagcaaccgccggaagttactgctgtggcggcgccgcctcctccggccaccatggctcgagattcttggggggttttgcttgtctcagtcccagcaacattcccacaaaaggaatcgagccaaatcgaagtgtaagtacccgaatcaaaatttcaatttctagggtttgtgaatagtgccgatttcatgttcttcgttgtttggactgtttagactcggatttagaccttggtgtcaactaggaagttgttggaaatgttgttttaggttgtggtggtaaaatttggtgatgattggtggcggtcggtgaacagtaacgctgaatgaatagtaactccgcatgaatagtgatctgtaacagtaaatgtgaatagtgatatgtaacagtaactgtgaacagtgtcatggtaaaacagtaactttgaacagtgttttagtaaaacagtaactgtgaacagtggtttagtaaaatcagtgattagtaaacattaacagtgttccgtgaccaatgttttatgaacaacatttagctgtgctgaactcgtcatctgatattttaagtatcattttctaagcatttatcgtgctattaggtaactgacgaaacgagtgaggaaattactttcagggtcgtggaagttgcacgcaggaaagaaggtgagtaaaatctcacttatttacgaatcaaCCCTTggggtgattcaagattttgcaagagtttttaatattgaattacgacacgtatacaatatagtggattacatatatatcgtataaatggtaataagtacatatatatatatagtttgctatattatatactgttatgaattcattggaattggtcatttcgaataacgagaattaaatattgagcatgtgatttgatttttgtacaatatgaggtgtgattattgtacgtggttttaacatgagtttgttaaaatgttttgtcttcggacgagttttttgtcttcggacgtgtttatgaaatatgacatgtatatgatataatggattatatatatattgtataaatggtaaatatgtacatatatatatagtttgctatataatatactgttatgattttatcgtgatttatgtcatttcgatgacgagatttatatatcgagcatgtgattttgaattgtacaatatgatgtgagattattgtacgtgattttaacattgagattgttaaaatgttgatttgtcttcggacatgatttttggtacaatatgatgtgagattattgtacgtgattttaacattgagattgttaaaatgttgatttgtcttcggacatgatttttggtacaatatgatgtgagattattgtacgtgattttaacattgagattgttaaaatgttgatttgtcttcggacgtgatttggtacaatatgatgtgagattattatacgtgtttggcaagtcggaacctagcctttggccgggcgaaagttacgatacagttagagctctagtctgtctgccgtagtactgcatgtgaggtaacgggtggttatctgctcatgggtactcagattgttttggatgttggatagcgggtggctatccaatatcggcggtgtattatgagaggggtaacagatgtgtaccagcgttcttagtacccgtaatataaatgcatttgggtaaccagaagggttacttaatttctcatgagcgttttatttcatatttctttgggacgaccagatgggccgtccattgactcatgagtgcatttatatttgtttgatttctggattttcgtatatattgatatgcgagttatatattttcattttactcatacgagctgtaaagcttaccgggtttgtgtttacaatcccggtgcaccaattcgatggtgtagtggataactctgcaggtgtggattagtggGAATTGACGTACCGCTCagtggacttgaagttatttatctccagctggtgtgaggattttgtgtgactatcttgtgagtttgttgtgaggattacgcaattccattgttataatattgaattataatttgggttgtaataatcggtttgactgagttgtattttgaactcagagatgacccgctgtggcattttaaatgatttcgattcgttgagattgtttggtgtttaacgattttgaaattttgagtttttatactcgaaattttggggtcattACAAAGATTGCTAGCATCCGTCTTAAAAGTATGTTGTTTGCTGCTTGAGCATGCTTTATTCACGCTGATAATGCTTTAAAGCAAAATCTGATACTTCACAGAGATTACTGTTTGGTGACAATGAGCAGCCAACATTGCCTGAACAATGTCTTCCCGGATATATAACTTTCATCAGACCAAACATCATAGCATGAAAAGATTCTTTTTGTAAGCGAAAAAGAGATGAAATAATTGATCAGCACTGAACTGAGACTATTGACAAACCAGCTGGCTTTTTAACAGCCTGAGAGTTGTTCTTGAGTACAGGATTCAAAACCAACAGCCTATAATATATTCAAATCACTAAGTGCTCCATTTTCAAGCTCTATTGAGTTCTTCCTGTTCCTTCCAGCTCACCAAGGCCTTGAGAAATTCCATCACCTGCAAAATTAATAAAGTCCAAATCTTCGGTTAGATCAGATGAATACAGTGTGTATGTGCACGTACAGCGATAGTATCATATTCGAATATGGAAGAGAGAGTAAACCTCTGCTGGTTCTCTGAGAGAATAGAAGGCACTGGTTTCTTTCGGAGTAGGAGATACCAGAATTCCATATCCTTGATTCCTTTTCTTTAAGACCTGAAACAGTGAAGGAAAGCTATCTTAGTACCACATACAGTACTGTGTACATGAATGTTACACAAGTCGCGGTGAAAATAATAAGATTTAGTTATTGTGGTATTTGTATATTACGTACCTTGAATGCATCTTCATCGGTCGTATCATCaccaatatatattgaaaGCACATCATCCCTACTAGTTAGCCCTACACAAGGAGAAATAGTACATCAGTTTCAATTCAAACTATAGAACCACTTAGGTGCTCTGTGCACAACTAAAATTGTCATTTCTTTTCAGAGAGATTTAGTACCGAGAGATTCTAACAGAAATTCAACTGCTTTTCCCTTGTTCCAGTCAATTACAGGGCGGACCTCTAAAACCTGGAAAATACAAACAAGGTCAAGCACGTCCAAAAGTCTTTGTCAGGTAAAAAGAATTATTTCAACCTATCTATCAAGAATTaatacaaaaggaaaactggtTTTACCTTCCGCCCATGAGTTAATCGCAGACGAGGGTAGTCTTTTAAGATATCATGAACACGTTGACCGATTATTGACCAATTCTGTAGTCAGAAGATAAGCCAAAACCCCAACAAAACAGGTGAGTAAACTCTTGCAAGGTTTTCTATTACAGTAATCCAGCCAACAGGTAAGCCAGCAAGGCAGCAATGAGATGTACACTGCAATATTAGTTATTTAAGCTATATGAAAGAACTTATTTGGTACCTTCTCATCTACATTACGATAATGTACAGAAGCACAAAACTTGTGATTTTCGACTTTTGCACCTTTGATTCCCTTAGTGTTTTCGACAAGGGTTCTAAAAACCTGCACAAAAAGAGCAGCAATCAGTCAATGTCCTGGTATGAATGCCAAATGTACTGTTGATGTTAATCATttatgaaaaatatgaaatgaaaactATTTACCTCGTCGATCATAGGTAAAAACTCTTTAGCAGGTTGGAAAAGCTTTACCTCTTTGCCCTACCATATCAAgatagaaataaataaattgttgAGTTTGTTGTCAAAATCTTGAAGGGTAAAACCAGGACTTCACACTGAAAGATTACCTGTTGGTCAGTAGAATTCAAACTGTTTGTATTAGTGACAGGACCCATTATGTCCATTCCATGACTACCAGCATAGTAAAGTTCTGTTAGTCCTACCAATTCGTAAACCTGAAACATAAACACCCTGCTTGATCAGGCCTGTCGCAACCATATAAAGAGCAACTAGACAAGATAGTATTAAGTGTGAGTGATATATGCAAACTAAAATATTAATGATACCTTATCACGGTTTCTTCCACTAATGATTGCAGTTGGAAAATACTTAGCAACATTTCTTACAGCCTCGCGCATCTACCATTAATATCTATGATATCAGAAcattaagaaaaataattcGAAGTGCTTTCTACAACAAAGATGCAATTCTTACATCATCAGACATCAAAGCACGATCAGGGTCATCAACTATGGGTGAAAGAGTCCCATCATAATCTAGAAACACCGCTATCTTCTTGTTCCTTGCAAAGTTAGTAATGCGCTCGAAAAAATTGAGTGCTGATGGATGCTTAAGCTGCTCATTACAGAGAAAATAAGTTCAATATGCAAATATATTAGGAATAACGAACAGATACATCAAAGAGAAGCAGCGAGATACCATCCAACAGAGGTAAGCATTATCGTTATCATCTGAAGCAACCTCAACAGCGAAATCATTATTAAGCTTCTTTCGGGGAGGTGAAGATGATTTCATGGCATCAAGCCAACCGTTGGACCGAACATCATCAAGCTTTCCTGGTTTTTTCCTTGGAATTGTGATATACTTGCCAGAGAATGGTGTTGCTTGCTGTGAATATGGCAATAAACTAGAATGGATGCCTAGTCTTGATTTACTAATAGTAGAAGCAGGATCAGTGAGAACTGGAGTAGCATGGTTTGTCTTCAACTCCATCGGATCCAGATTGGTTTTTTATTACAAAGTACAATCACAGTTATATAGGTTGGTTAAAGTAAACTCTCAAAAAGAACTATGCTCCAAAACTGAGATTCTTTTACCCAACTCTCTTGTCTATGAAGAACCACCTCTTTAACGTTTTCTTGTCACAGCTGGTGGGTGAGCAGTCCATTAAGCACAGGCTTCCTCAAAACTGTAGACGGCATTATTGTATCAAATGCAAAGACACAGTAAACAGCTTCAGAACATCAatgtgtaaaaaaaaaaaaaaaggcgtttggTGCACACCTTCTCATCCCCAGAATGACATTGCGTCAGTAGGAAATTATCAAGAAGCATCCGTGGGAGAAAGATTTTTGAAGAAAAGACTTGTGCTTGCAAATATCACAGATACTCAGATAGTACCAAAGCTCTTCCTGCATAACAATTAAGTTTAGCTAAATATCTGTGAACGCAAACGAAGTTATGTGCTTCAACTGCATTTCTCACAATCACTAGTGGTAGACTTAACACAGTTCAAATTGACTGGCGGCACAAACACTCCTAAACTCATTGCTGAATAATattaacattgagatttcaAGTTATGCAGCAAGGAACAACACTAGAAGGATTTACTAGATCCATAAGATTCACACACATGTGACCCTTTACAACACCAaactaaaaaagaaacaaagtcaAACTCGTTGGACAGTATCGAACGATAAGTAAGGACACACCTAATTTAATACAGATTCCTGTCATAGTTTAATGATTCACATCTTTAGATATATGTTTACTACCTGTGAGTTTAAATAAGGCTATACTTATACAAGAACAATAGTGTAGAACAGGTGTAGTGCTAGCTTATTTCAAACTACCACAAACACAAGTTTTCTTCACTTTCAATCAACTAACAAAACGATCACTGAACAGAGGTGATAAAATTTCCTATTAACTTGACATCAAATGGAAAACCAGCAATTTTCTCAGGCTAACCAGATTGCTAGATCCTCAAAACTATCTATCAAAAGAGAACAATTTGAGGCAAAGTGTTATCTTCTATTGTTCTCTTAAGAATGACAACGGATCTCTGCTACAGAATTTGATACAATAACAGATGGCTTctcttgaaagaaacaaaatatttaccAGGAGAAAGCACTCAACATGAATCCGATTTCACAACACACTCcaacttttaaaaaaatcagacTCTTATACTGTCAGAAGGATACATATCAATTACTTGGAGTGAAATGTTTATGACCTATAATTAAAACTATTCCAACCATCAGTGTATTATCTTCTTATCTACATTCAGAACACACATCTGGTGTCATTTCTTATTATTTTTGTAGGTGTTCTCTTTATGTGTAAACCAAATTCAATTTGTCCATTAGCAAAACCACTTGATGAAGCAttataaatatacatatagcttcttcttttttttcttttttttttctctgaaATCAATATACATATACGCGCTACTAAAAAATCATGTTTCGGGTTTATATGACATTAAATTTAGTGTTAAGAGTTCAATTATATTCCAGATCATAATCACAATGATCACAGTGATAAATCATAGTAATTTAGTGtttaatcatttttatttgtgaAAAGAAAGTGTTTAATCATTCTAGAAATTAGATTACTGACTCATAGCGTCATACAAATTCATCTCATCCTTAAATTCTACACTAATTCCACCATTAGTGTAGAGGAGTTTAATGATATAGATACAATATAGTCACAACAAAAGCTATTGGGTCATAAGGATCAAGCTATAAGAAGTGAACAAATACGATCCGATAATTGAATTACATATGAAGGGATGAAGACCCCAATGATAATCAGATTGCATGTATAATAATATATCAGTCTTTTCaaacatgataaaattagTTGCTTTTCACTTTGAAGCAGATCTAAGAACTCATATCATTCACAGTAGCTAGCTTGAGTCAAACAATAATAAAAAGACAAGACACCACAACTACCAAAACGAACATATAAACTTAATCCCCaccagaaacaaagaaaattaaataaagaTTCAGAACGTGCAAAGTTTCCGAGTCATCACCAGAAAGAAAGGGATTGCTTAGAATAACTAGCATGACAAAACATGATATAATAATTATTCAATAACATATACAACAGCTAGAACCCAGAAATGCAAATAGAAATGGAGCTTCTCAAAGTCTATGAAGACTTTCCTGCATTTCTTTAATGGGTTACATCAAGGTAATTAAAATTAACGTTGTGAAAATCAAACATCTTTTCTTCCTTGCTTACAGCAACCGACAGATTATAGATTCATAGTAAAATAAGGTAAAACAACCATCTGGGATGTCCAGTCATTATCTTTGATCCATATCCTTATAAGCATTTACACATGTCATAACTCTGCCGATTAAACCTCCTAATTATTCATAAAAACAAACACGAATGTATGAAAAATAAGTGATCATACAGAAACCATTTATGTATATGATAGACGGTCCCAAAACAAACAATACAAACATTGACAGAAAATAATGGTCCCTGGGCCAACCATTCATGCAACAACTTTAAAAGGTCCACCATTTTTGTTTAAAGATCTGATTCAtctgaagaaaaataaatcaacAGAATGCCAAAGGTTTTGGTTATGATGATGAACCAAAGAAGATTCATCACGAAATCTAATACGTGATGATCGATTTCCCTCGCTCCAGGGGTAATTCCCTGAGGAATCCGAACAGCATTGGCATATATAAGATAACAACGAAATCACAGACACAAAGGAATGAGAGACTTCAGAAAATCGTATATAACCTGATTGAGAGCTAGGAATCGAAGCCTTCacttatttcttttttctttctatcaACAAAGATGAGCTAACAAGATCTTGAATCAGGAAAGAATCCGAAACCTGGGAAACAAAAGAGGGACCGACATTCTTCAGAAACCAATGAGAATCAGAGAGGAAATATGGGGAAAAGAAGACGAGAGAAGGAGAATGAAAACCTCGCAGAGAAAGCTGGAAAACCCTAATAATGGCGAGAGGGGAAGATACCGGATGTTAACAGAAAGAGAGAAGGGAAAGGGAAGGATCGGAAGGCGGAAAGTTCGGGTATTTATAGAGGTTTTGAGAGCCCAAAAAACTCACAAACAAACAAGTGAAACAACCACACTAGACGTGTTTAACAAGGAAACCTATTTGGTTGTTGAAATGGGAAACACCACACCAAAAAATTTTATTCATTTAAATATCATCATGCATATAGAAAATTAGGTTAAATATAATTTGATTATGGCTCAGTTAATTCGATTTATCATGATTCACCAGATAATTTCTAATATGTCTGGAAGGGAAGCACGTGAGTATCTCGTTCACTAAATTGGTTGTTTCTTAAAAAGTGTgcttttgacatatttatcTGTCAAGTCAATTTTTAGCGAAAAATAAACATATCATACATACGATTCTCTTATTTGTGCAAATCAACAGTTGTCCCAAAATAATGTTCAATAAGCTTCATGAGAATATAAAACGCATACTTCAGGGAGAAATTGGGGTGTATTTCaccaaataaataaacatatcATACCTACGATTTCCCTATTTGTGCAAATCAACCGTTGTCCCAAAATAATGTTCAATAACCTTCATGAGAATATAAAACGCATACTTCTGGGAGAAATGGGGGTGCATTTCACCAAATAACTCGATGGCGAAGCGGTGGTTTCCATATTACCTCTAGTGTAGGTCTACCTTAGCTTTGGTTAGTGCTCTTGTCCTTCCCTGCAGTATCAAGTGAATGTTTACCCCCTTTTCCATGTTGATTGAGGCTCGATATTCCCTCAAAAGAAATTTCTCGAATCATGGCCGATATGTACTTCTCACATACGATTGAAGGAAAATATCGTTTGTTCTCAATTATTTTAACATATAATAATTCGAGTAATTTTTAGATCGACATACATAAATAATTCGTAATTTTAACCCATTGTATAATTGGTTGAGCACTGTTTACATGTTAAAAGGATACTTTGAATCTGATCATTTGcttgtatttattttattttcactttttttttttggtcagaTACTTTATTTTCACTGAGCAAACAAATGAACATCTCACTTAAAAAAAAGCTAAACAAATGAATCGCTACACATTTTCGTGagaattaaccaaaaaaacaaattcattTTCGTGGGAGACGAGGGCCACCTCTGAAAAGGTTGATCGCTTTTCTCTCGCAATTCACAAAGCCGCGCGAAGCTCGTGCCGGGAGTCACGCGCTACATGACCCACCGGAGCCGTCAAATCGCCGTTTGTACTGCCACTAGGTCAGGTGACTCGGAGTGGGACCCATTCAGGAAAAGTAACAATGAAAGCGAACAAGTGGTCGCTGCGGTCCAAAAACCCCGTTTTGCTGAATTCTACGTTTTTTTATGATTCGGGTTTTCACCGATAAATATTGGAGACCTTCCAAAAAATGTCATAGATGTTACCATGCTATGTATGTCAAAACATGTGATCATGGGACTGAGTTGAAGGCTATGAAACTTGCAACTAGACGTTTCAAAATACTACTTGGTAGACaaagagaacaaaagaaaaatgtgagGTAACAATTAATCTATTTCACTTATCAATTTCAATTGCCCCCAATCCCCCATCACATTTTTGTCACAAACTACGTTTAAGTCAAATAATGAAATGAGAATGGGGGAATGAGGTCAAAGTACTAAATAGGTAGCTAGTTAATATGTGATtctataaattaaaataaataatcaaatattttATATTACGTGACAAATAGTATTGTTCGGCTCATAAATTTATGTGTTTAACTTAGTCTCATCACTCACGTGTTAAATTTGAAATATAGTTCGGTAGTAAAAATGAAATCAGAGAAAAacgaaataaagaaaaatagggAGAGGGGAAGGAAGTGGTTCCTTCAAATGTATCATCTCTTTTCCTTGCATTTATTACTCACAACACTACTTTGTAACAACTTTCTGGATGATAACTATTTTAGGAACGGAAAACATTATGTTCCCCTTCACATGGGAAAGACAACAAAGAAATGTTAGACGAATTCTTTAGGCTTTGTTGTTTAGCATGTTGTGCATAAGCGACGAACAATCACACATATGGGTCCAATAATGCCGATATTCAACTCACTTTAGCCACCTGGTGGAGTTCGGGTATGGAATTTACACAAAATGCCTCAACATTAGTGTGTGTGGTATTAATCCTTATAATTCAAAAATGACTCTTCACATTTTTTAATGTGGGATTTCAAATGGCTCTAATCTTACCCAACATTTTTCCAACAATCTCCACTTTGGCGTGATTCGAGTCAGCACCAATTGTCTCACGATCCGAATAACTCCACATTGGTCACAAGCATTCAATTCCAAATCTTGTGATCCTAATCCAAACGTGGGCTCCAACAAATTCGATCATACGAACCAAGTCACAAGTGTAACTTGGGCTCTAATACCAATTAGTGTGCGGAAGTGGCCAACAATCCTACACACGGGTCCAATAATGTCAATACTCCCTCCCCCCCCTATTTTAACCACCTGGTGGAGTTCAAGTATGAGGTTTTACACAAAAGACTTCGACATTAGTGTGTGTGGTTTCAATCCTTATAATCCAATGATGACTCTTCACCATTTTTCAATGTTGAATTCCAAACGGCTCTAATCTAAGCCAACATTTTTTCCAACAATCTCCACCTTGACGTGATTAAATCCATTACCAATTGTCTCACGGTCCGAATAGCTCCACCTCGACCACAAGTATTCAATTCTAAATCTTGTGACCTCAATCCAAACGTGGGCTCCAACAAATTCGATAATACGAGACACCGAGTCTCAAGCGTAACTTGAACTCTAATACCAATTGTTGTACTGAAACGACCAACAATCTCACACACACGAGATCAATAATGTTAATACTCCCCCCACTTTAACCACCAAGTGGAGTTCGGGTATGTGGTTTTACACAAAAGACATCGACATTAGTGTGTGTGGTGTCAATCCTTATAATCCAAGGATGACTCTTCACATTTTTCAATGAGAGATTCCAAATGGCT containing:
- the LOC126794058 gene encoding probable trehalose-phosphate phosphatase F — its product is MELKTNHATPVLTDPASTISKSRLGIHSSLLPYSQQATPFSGKYITIPRKKPGKLDDVRSNGWLDAMKSSSPPRKKLNNDFAVEVASDDNDNAYLCWMLKHPSALNFFERITNFARNKKIAVFLDYDGTLSPIVDDPDRALMSDDMREAVRNVAKYFPTAIISGRNRDKVYELVGLTELYYAGSHGMDIMGPVTNTNSLNSTDQQGKEVKLFQPAKEFLPMIDEVFRTLVENTKGIKGAKVENHKFCASVHYRNVDEKNWSIIGQRVHDILKDYPRLRLTHGRKVLEVRPVIDWNKGKAVEFLLESLGLTSRDDVLSIYIGDDTTDEDAFKVLKKRNQGYGILVSPTPKETSAFYSLREPAEVMEFLKALVSWKEQEELNRA